From a single Chiloscyllium plagiosum isolate BGI_BamShark_2017 chromosome 27, ASM401019v2, whole genome shotgun sequence genomic region:
- the LOC122563652 gene encoding noncompact myelin-associated protein isoform X2 — protein MPVTISMTVNTTEVNITTMATKSPEEILYQSSGAIVAVIVIGVIIILTLVLLTLKHYNRQSRLKRDLAPKSSKQLSNPLPQTGLDNSRQTSQVSSSLNIPLERK, from the exons TGACGATCAGCATGACTGTCAATACGACAGAAGTAAACATCACAACGATGGCCACAAAATCTCCTGAAGAAATTCTCTACCAGA GCTCTGGTGCAATTGTAGCTGTCATTGTAATTGGAGTAATAATCATACTTACCCTAGTACTGCTCACTTTAAAGCACTATAACAG ACAAAGCCGACTGAAAAGAGATCTGGCGCCAAAATCATCAAAGCAACTTTCAAACCCACTTCCACAGACTGGTCTTGACAACAGTCGGCAAACGTCACAGGTTTCTAGTTCATTGAATATTCCATTGGAAAGGAAATAA
- the LOC122563652 gene encoding noncompact myelin-associated protein isoform X1 yields MSGTVTISMTVNTTEVNITTMATKSPEEILYQSSGAIVAVIVIGVIIILTLVLLTLKHYNRQSRLKRDLAPKSSKQLSNPLPQTGLDNSRQTSQVSSSLNIPLERK; encoded by the exons TGACGATCAGCATGACTGTCAATACGACAGAAGTAAACATCACAACGATGGCCACAAAATCTCCTGAAGAAATTCTCTACCAGA GCTCTGGTGCAATTGTAGCTGTCATTGTAATTGGAGTAATAATCATACTTACCCTAGTACTGCTCACTTTAAAGCACTATAACAG ACAAAGCCGACTGAAAAGAGATCTGGCGCCAAAATCATCAAAGCAACTTTCAAACCCACTTCCACAGACTGGTCTTGACAACAGTCGGCAAACGTCACAGGTTTCTAGTTCATTGAATATTCCATTGGAAAGGAAATAA